The sequence AAGGGAAAGAGTCTCTTCAGGATGGAAGAATAACCGTAGAGTTTCCGGTAGGCCCATTCAAGCCCGGCCTGGAGTTCTTCAGGGTTCATTTTCCTGGGCTTGAAGACCACGTGGTTCATGTCGTACTTCTCCCAATCATTGTGAATGATACGGTTTTGGGCCCTCAACCACTCCCGGATGCGGGTCCCCGGAAAAGGGGTGAGAACCGAGAAGAGGGCGGCCTCGATGTGGGTTCTCTCTATAAATCGAAGGACATCGGAAAAAACAGATTTGTCGTCCTCGTCGGCCCCGAAAATGAAGGATCCCTGGATTCCGATCCCATGGTCGTGGATTTTTCGGACGGCGTCCCTGTACTCCGCCGCCCGGTTCATGGATTTCCCGATCGCTTTCAGGTTTTCCTGGGAAAGGGATTCAAAGCCGATAAAGAGCCCCTTGCAACCGCTCTCCCCGGCCAGGCGGAGGAGTTCCGGATCCCGGACGATGCTGAGGGAGGCCTGGCTGAACCACTTGATCCGGAGGGGGATCAGGGCCCTGAAGAGTTCCTTGGCATAGGAGGGGTTGCCGACGATATTGTCGTCCACGAAAAACACAAAACCCCTTTCCATTCCCGCCATTTCATCCAGGACGTCCTGGACGGGGCGGATGCGGTAGGTCCTGCCGTAAAACGAGGTGACGGAGCAGAACTCGCAGTCGAAGGGGCAGCCTCGGGTGGTTTGGAGAGTGTTGATGAAGAAGTAGGCCTTTCGATCCAGGAGATCGCGGCGCGGGAAAGGTAAGTCCGCCAGATCCCGATGTTCCCCGGAACGGTAAAAAGGCCGAAGGCGGTTCTCCTTGAAATCGGCGAGGACCTGAGGCCACACGCCTTCGGCCTCCCCGAGCACGATGCTGTCGGCATGGGATCGGGCCTCCTCCTCCATCTTGGTAGGATGAATCCCCCCGAGCACCACGGGGATCCCTTTTTCCCTGAAACGGTCCGCAATGGCGTACCCCCTCCCTGCAAGAGGAGTCATCAGGGTGATGCCCACAAGGTCGGCTTCGGGGGCCGAGTCCAGTGATGTCACGTTTTCGTCGATGATGGAGATGTCCCATTCCTCTCCGGTCAGGGCCGCGAGGGTCGTCAGGCCAAGGTAGGGGAAGCGGAAATAGATCTGACCCCAGAGGCTGTTTTCAGGCCACCTGGGGGCAACGAGAAGCAGTTTCATGGGGGCGTTCCTTCCTTGAAAATGGGATCGGGACAGTACCATTGATCTGGATGGGCGCGGATGACCCTTTCGAAAACCCGGGCGAGCCTTTCCAGGTTTTCGCCCACAGGGTCCTCGGATTCTTCCTCTCCGGCCAAAGGGATGGGAGGCTCCAGGAAGCCGGAATAACGGCCATCCGGGCCCATCAGGACAAAGGCCGGGATGAGGGCCGCTCCGGATTTCATGGCGGCAAGAACTGGGCCCACCGGAAATCGGACCCGTCGTCCGAAGAACCGTACAGGCCGGCCCCGCCCGATCAGGTCCCGGTCCCCGATCATGGCCACCACCCCGTTTCGGCGTAGGTGTCCCAGGACCTGGAGGGCTGAAAGGGGTGAGTGATCCATCTCGATGACTTTTATCCCTTTCCCTTTCCTGAGGCGGTTGACAAGGGCGTTGGTCGCCGAGGTGTTGTGGGCCAGGGCCACCACGGCAAAGGGATACCCGGCGAGTCCTATCATGGTCCCTCCGAATTCCCAGTTCCCCACGTGGGCGGAGACGAGGATCGCGCCCCGGCCCTTACCAAGGGCCTCCTGCAGGATATGTTCACCCGTGAGGCGGTGGAAGAAGGCCCGGATCCGATGGGGAGGTTGCTGGGGGATAAGGAAAAAATCCACCAGGTACCGGCCGTAGTTCAGAAAGATCCGGCGGACCGTTTTTCTTACTAGGGGATCCGCCGGTGAGCGGTCCAGGGCAAGGGCCAGGTTTCGGGAAAGGCCCAAGCGGTCTTTCCTGGAAAGGGCGTAAATGG is a genomic window of Deltaproteobacteria bacterium containing:
- a CDS encoding B12-binding domain-containing radical SAM protein, coding for MKLLLVAPRWPENSLWGQIYFRFPYLGLTTLAALTGEEWDISIIDENVTSLDSAPEADLVGITLMTPLAGRGYAIADRFREKGIPVVLGGIHPTKMEEEARSHADSIVLGEAEGVWPQVLADFKENRLRPFYRSGEHRDLADLPFPRRDLLDRKAYFFINTLQTTRGCPFDCEFCSVTSFYGRTYRIRPVQDVLDEMAGMERGFVFFVDDNIVGNPSYAKELFRALIPLRIKWFSQASLSIVRDPELLRLAGESGCKGLFIGFESLSQENLKAIGKSMNRAAEYRDAVRKIHDHGIGIQGSFIFGADEDDKSVFSDVLRFIERTHIEAALFSVLTPFPGTRIREWLRAQNRIIHNDWEKYDMNHVVFKPRKMNPEELQAGLEWAYRKLYGYSSILKRLFPFNRNALFFGIQNLGFRKAWEKVLKGET
- a CDS encoding lysophospholipid acyltransferase family protein is translated as MRRHLLDHPVSYYAIFFSTRYLPIGLCRFLGKIAALSIYALSRKDRLGLSRNLALALDRSPADPLVRKTVRRIFLNYGRYLVDFFLIPQQPPHRIRAFFHRLTGEHILQEALGKGRGAILVSAHVGNWEFGGTMIGLAGYPFAVVALAHNTSATNALVNRLRKGKGIKVIEMDHSPLSALQVLGHLRRNGVVAMIGDRDLIGRGRPVRFFGRRVRFPVGPVLAAMKSGAALIPAFVLMGPDGRYSGFLEPPIPLAGEEESEDPVGENLERLARVFERVIRAHPDQWYCPDPIFKEGTPP